A genomic window from Pseudomonadales bacterium includes:
- a CDS encoding peptidase — MTYCVAAIVDEGLAFVSDSRTNAGVDKLGTYSKMHRFFGDGERTFMMLSAGNLATTQAVIKSLERHVKSGMQPNLSSAADIEEAAECVGLASIEEQKKYRTASGGFVPEATFIFGGQIRDQEPGLFMIYPEGNFVRASTVAPYLQIGEVKYGKPILDRIITHSTSLKDTAKCLLVSMDSTLRSNATVGPPIEALVYRKNTLSAGVHHPLEENHAYLVSLRENWSARINEAFRSLPDLHEVSVASASITRIDR, encoded by the coding sequence ATGACTTACTGCGTCGCAGCCATCGTGGACGAAGGTCTCGCTTTTGTATCCGATTCGCGCACCAATGCCGGTGTAGACAAGCTCGGCACCTACAGCAAAATGCATCGCTTCTTCGGCGACGGCGAGCGCACCTTCATGATGCTCTCGGCCGGCAATCTCGCCACCACACAGGCGGTCATAAAGTCTCTCGAGCGCCATGTCAAAAGCGGCATGCAGCCGAACCTGTCGAGTGCCGCCGATATCGAAGAGGCCGCCGAGTGCGTGGGGCTCGCCAGCATCGAAGAGCAGAAGAAGTACCGCACCGCCAGTGGTGGTTTCGTACCGGAGGCCACCTTCATTTTCGGCGGGCAGATCCGGGACCAGGAACCGGGGCTTTTCATGATCTACCCCGAGGGTAATTTCGTTCGCGCCAGCACGGTGGCGCCCTACCTGCAGATTGGCGAGGTGAAATACGGTAAACCCATTCTGGATCGGATCATCACCCATTCCACCTCATTGAAGGACACGGCGAAGTGTCTGCTGGTATCGATGGATTCCACCCTCCGCAGTAACGCCACCGTGGGACCACCGATCGAGGCACTCGTGTACCGCAAGAACACCCTGTCGGCGGGCGTCCATCATCCTCTGGAAGAAAACCACGCCTATCTGGTGTCGCTGCGGGAGAACTGGAGCGCGCGCATCAACGAGGCATTCCGGTCGCTGCCGGATCTGCACGAAGTGAGTGTGGCAAGTGCTTCGATCACCCGGATTGATCGCTGA
- a CDS encoding transglutaminase family protein, with protein sequence MTIRVGLNHRTEYRYDRPINLSPHLIRLRPAPHCRTPVLSYSLKVEPAEHFINWQQDPFGNWVARYVFPEKTDHFSFEVDLVAEMTVINPFDFFIEEDARTFPFAYDRQLARDLAPYFSIEESGPRLTEWVNAIDRRETETVSFLTGMNARIAKEVGYVIRMEPGVQTCEQTLDLARGSCRDSAWLLVQVMRHLGFAARFVSGYLVQLAADQKALDGPSGTEVDFTDLHAWAEVFIPGAGWIGLDATSGLLAGEGHIPLCCTPDPQSAAPVTGYSEPAETKFYFHNKVTRIHEDPRVTRPFTDSQWESIDQLGGKVDEELTLGKVQLTMGGEPTFVSIDDMDGAQWNTAALGDDKRHLAAELFQRLVKTFAANGLEHYGQGKWYPGEPLPRWAMSCFWRHDGRPVWNDRKLLAADGEDLGHGPEHAQRFVQALATTLGLPAERATPGFEDLYYTLWREGKLPGNVNPQDSKLADPLERRRLRSQLEAGLNQIVGYALPIRHNPVEGSEPAWQTSTWTFTREHMFLVPGDSPMGLRLPLDSLPWTPPEKREPTLERDTFAPRDALADSYAPAGTTAVKGKKGKSAAGPDPEAPEVIHTALCVQARNGRTHVFMPPMSHLEHYLELIAAIESVAAAEAIPVVIEGYEPPRDPRLQVLQVTPDPGVIEVNIHPASSWKELVENTEKLYDLARSSRLGAEKFMLDGRHTGTGGGNHVTLGSSTPEQSPFLRRPSLLGSLITYWQHHPALSYLFSGAFIGPTSQAPRVDEARDDNLHELEIALSQLPDDDNPSPWKVDRALRHLLIDLTGNTHRAEFCIDKLYSPDGPNGRRGLVEFRAFEMPPHPRMSLLQMLLIRALTARFWKSPIHKRLVRWGTELHDRFMLPHFVTQDMQHVVEDLRDAGYPFELSWFAPFIEFRFPVFGTVTVDGVEIEVRSALEPWHVLGEEMSGSGTSRYVDSSIERVQVIVRGLLRERHLLTCNGRQVPLHPTGVRGEFVAGVRYKAWQPPSGLHPMIGVHTPLVFDLLDRNAERSLGGCTYHVSHPAGRNYDTFPVNANEAEARRYARFWPYGHTPGPQKLPAEESNPDFPFTLDLRRPPS encoded by the coding sequence ATGACCATTCGAGTCGGCCTCAACCATCGAACAGAATACCGCTACGATCGCCCGATCAATCTTTCGCCCCATCTGATCCGGCTGCGTCCCGCACCCCATTGCCGCACGCCGGTGCTTTCCTACTCACTCAAGGTCGAGCCCGCGGAACACTTCATCAACTGGCAGCAGGACCCCTTCGGCAACTGGGTGGCTCGCTACGTGTTCCCGGAGAAAACCGATCACTTCAGCTTCGAGGTCGATCTGGTAGCCGAGATGACGGTGATCAATCCCTTTGATTTTTTCATCGAAGAAGACGCACGCACCTTCCCCTTTGCCTACGACAGACAGCTCGCACGGGACCTCGCGCCCTATTTCAGCATCGAAGAAAGCGGACCCAGACTCACCGAATGGGTGAATGCCATCGATCGGCGGGAAACGGAAACGGTTTCCTTTCTCACCGGCATGAATGCCCGAATCGCAAAGGAAGTCGGCTATGTGATCCGTATGGAACCCGGGGTGCAGACCTGCGAACAGACCCTGGATCTGGCCAGAGGCTCCTGCCGGGACTCGGCCTGGCTGCTGGTGCAGGTAATGCGCCACCTTGGCTTCGCAGCCCGTTTCGTTTCCGGTTATCTGGTGCAGCTCGCCGCCGACCAGAAAGCGCTCGACGGCCCTTCAGGGACCGAAGTCGACTTCACCGACCTGCACGCCTGGGCCGAAGTATTCATCCCGGGCGCGGGCTGGATCGGCCTGGACGCCACCTCAGGACTGCTCGCCGGTGAGGGACACATTCCCCTGTGCTGCACGCCGGATCCGCAGAGTGCGGCGCCGGTGACCGGCTATTCGGAGCCGGCCGAGACCAAGTTTTACTTTCACAACAAAGTGACCCGCATCCACGAAGATCCCCGGGTGACACGTCCCTTTACGGACAGCCAGTGGGAGAGCATCGACCAGCTCGGCGGCAAGGTGGACGAGGAACTGACGCTCGGCAAGGTCCAGCTCACCATGGGCGGCGAACCGACCTTCGTGTCCATCGACGACATGGATGGCGCCCAATGGAACACGGCCGCGCTGGGTGATGACAAACGGCACCTGGCCGCAGAATTATTCCAGCGCCTGGTAAAGACCTTTGCAGCAAACGGGCTCGAGCACTACGGCCAGGGCAAATGGTATCCGGGTGAGCCGCTGCCACGCTGGGCCATGTCCTGTTTCTGGCGTCACGACGGCAGGCCGGTGTGGAACGACCGCAAGCTGCTGGCCGCAGATGGCGAGGATCTCGGCCACGGACCCGAGCATGCTCAGCGCTTCGTCCAGGCACTCGCCACAACCCTCGGCCTGCCGGCCGAACGCGCCACCCCCGGCTTCGAAGACCTGTATTACACCCTGTGGCGCGAGGGCAAGCTGCCCGGCAATGTGAACCCCCAGGACAGCAAGCTCGCCGATCCGCTCGAACGCCGGCGACTCCGGTCACAACTCGAAGCCGGTCTGAATCAGATCGTCGGCTACGCACTCCCGATCCGCCACAATCCCGTGGAAGGCAGCGAACCCGCCTGGCAGACGAGCACCTGGACCTTCACCCGGGAGCACATGTTTCTGGTGCCCGGCGACTCACCGATGGGCCTGCGCCTGCCGCTGGATTCGCTGCCCTGGACGCCACCGGAAAAGCGGGAGCCCACACTCGAGCGCGATACCTTCGCACCCCGCGATGCACTCGCCGACAGCTATGCGCCTGCCGGCACCACCGCAGTCAAAGGGAAAAAAGGCAAGTCTGCAGCCGGACCGGATCCTGAAGCACCGGAGGTCATTCATACCGCCCTCTGCGTGCAGGCGCGCAATGGACGCACGCACGTCTTCATGCCGCCCATGTCCCACCTCGAACATTATCTGGAGCTCATCGCCGCCATCGAGTCCGTTGCTGCAGCAGAGGCCATTCCGGTGGTGATCGAAGGCTACGAGCCGCCCCGGGATCCGCGCCTGCAGGTGCTGCAGGTCACGCCCGATCCGGGCGTGATCGAAGTGAACATCCACCCGGCCAGCAGCTGGAAGGAGCTGGTGGAAAACACCGAGAAGCTCTACGACCTGGCCCGCAGTTCCCGTCTGGGCGCAGAGAAGTTCATGCTGGACGGCCGTCATACGGGGACCGGCGGCGGCAACCACGTCACCCTTGGCAGCAGCACACCGGAACAGAGCCCCTTTCTGCGCCGACCCTCTCTGCTGGGCAGCCTGATCACCTACTGGCAGCACCACCCGGCCCTGTCCTATCTCTTCTCCGGCGCCTTCATCGGCCCCACCAGCCAGGCACCACGGGTGGACGAAGCCCGGGATGACAACCTCCACGAACTGGAGATCGCCCTTTCCCAGCTGCCCGATGATGACAACCCGAGTCCCTGGAAGGTGGACCGGGCACTGCGCCACCTGCTGATTGACCTCACCGGCAACACCCATCGGGCTGAATTCTGCATCGACAAGCTCTATTCCCCGGACGGCCCTAATGGCCGCCGCGGTCTGGTCGAATTTCGCGCATTCGAAATGCCCCCCCATCCACGCATGAGCCTCCTGCAGATGCTGCTGATCCGCGCGCTGACCGCGCGTTTCTGGAAGTCACCAATCCACAAACGCCTGGTGCGCTGGGGTACCGAACTGCACGATCGCTTCATGCTGCCCCATTTCGTGACCCAGGATATGCAGCATGTGGTGGAAGACCTGCGCGACGCGGGCTATCCCTTCGAGCTTTCCTGGTTTGCGCCCTTCATCGAGTTCCGCTTCCCCGTATTCGGCACCGTAACCGTCGACGGCGTGGAAATCGAAGTCCGCTCGGCACTCGAACCCTGGCATGTGCTGGGTGAGGAGATGTCGGGCAGCGGCACGTCCCGTTATGTCGATTCATCCATCGAACGGGTACAGGTCATCGTGCGCGGTCTGCTGCGTGAGCGGCACCTCCTGACCTGCAACGGTCGCCAGGTGCCGCTGCACCCTACCGGTGTGCGCGGCGAGTTTGTCGCCGGTGTGCGTTACAAGGCCTGGCAGCCACCGTCGGGACTGCATCCGATGATCGGCGTGCACACGCCGCTGGTGTTCGATCTGCTGGATCGCAACGCGGAGCGATCCCTGGGCGGCTGCACCTACCATGTAAGCCACCCGGCGGGACGCAACTACGACACCTTCCCGGTCAACGCCAATGAGGCCGAAGCCCGCCGCTATGCCAGGTTCTGGCCTTACGGACATACACCAGGTCCGCAGAAACTGCCAGCCGAAGAAAGTAATCCGGATTTCCCGTTTACACTGGACCTGCGACGCCCTCCGAGTTGA
- the modB gene encoding molybdate ABC transporter permease subunit, with amino-acid sequence MTLPDLTPLWLSLHLAALTTLILLVTGTPLAWWLARTRSRLRPVVEAVTALPLVLPPTVLGFYLLILLSPASPIGGFWMDITGTTLTFSFLGLVVASVLYSLPFMVQPLATTFESIGRGPIEAAASLGATPLDAFFSVVCPMAARGFLTAMVLTFTHTIGEFGVVLMVGGNIPGETKVISIAIYEHVETLRYPDAHILSLGLVVFSFLALVLIYTLNRRSTADVR; translated from the coding sequence ATGACCCTGCCGGACCTGACTCCCCTGTGGCTGAGTCTGCATCTCGCCGCGCTCACCACGCTCATTCTGCTCGTGACCGGCACACCACTGGCCTGGTGGCTGGCCCGCACCCGCTCCCGGCTGCGACCGGTGGTAGAGGCGGTGACCGCGCTGCCCCTGGTGCTGCCCCCTACCGTGCTCGGCTTCTACCTCCTCATCCTGCTTTCTCCCGCTTCGCCGATCGGAGGATTCTGGATGGACATCACCGGCACTACCCTGACCTTTTCCTTCCTGGGCCTGGTCGTCGCCTCAGTGCTCTACTCTCTGCCATTCATGGTGCAGCCGCTCGCCACGACTTTTGAGAGTATCGGCAGAGGACCCATCGAGGCCGCCGCCAGCCTGGGTGCTACACCCCTGGACGCCTTTTTCAGCGTCGTCTGTCCGATGGCGGCCCGGGGATTCCTCACCGCCATGGTGCTGACCTTTACCCACACGATCGGTGAATTCGGTGTGGTTCTGATGGTCGGCGGCAACATTCCCGGCGAGACAAAAGTGATCTCTATTGCCATCTATGAACACGTGGAAACCCTGCGCTATCCGGACGCACACATTCTGTCGCTGGGGCTGGTGGTGTTCTCCTTCCTTGCACTGGTGCTGATCTACACCCTGAATCGTCGGAGCACGGCCGATGTCCGCTGA
- a CDS encoding alpha-E domain-containing protein: MLSSVAQRFYWTGRYLERVENTARLLNVYTQLLLDLPPEAGVTMRHLVRISGAEELFDSKRRWPLETSVVRFMTVDRENPGCILSSLAGARENLRTLRDIVPTEGFRSANELYLNADRKLTRAAIRRLRFTVLQEVIEHCQQLNGLFAGTMSHGEGFSFLKLGRNLERADMTTRIIDVAGELLVDGDSAQLIEHETILWVNVLRSLSAYQAYRQSVRSRIVPVRVLHFLMNDELFPRSLAYCLGEVKESVDALPNPQAAQTALANMKRKIDSVSIRELASSALHKHIDDFQVELAAIHTAIDQTWFRHDREPGPAPTSGLAASEPLSTTTATDGGVVTDQSQKQ, from the coding sequence ATGCTGTCTTCTGTAGCTCAGCGCTTTTACTGGACCGGCCGCTATCTCGAACGGGTCGAAAACACGGCGCGTCTGCTCAATGTTTACACCCAGCTGCTGCTGGACCTGCCGCCGGAGGCCGGTGTGACGATGCGCCACCTCGTGCGCATTTCCGGTGCCGAAGAACTGTTCGACTCCAAGCGGCGCTGGCCGCTGGAAACCAGCGTGGTGCGGTTCATGACCGTGGACAGGGAAAATCCCGGCTGCATCCTGTCTTCTCTGGCAGGCGCCAGAGAAAACCTGCGCACCCTGCGGGACATCGTGCCCACCGAAGGATTCAGGTCCGCCAACGAGCTCTATCTGAATGCCGATCGTAAACTGACCCGGGCTGCTATCCGCCGTCTGCGCTTCACCGTGCTGCAGGAGGTGATCGAGCACTGCCAGCAGCTCAACGGCCTGTTTGCCGGCACCATGTCCCACGGCGAAGGATTCAGTTTTCTGAAACTGGGCCGGAACCTGGAACGGGCGGACATGACCACCCGGATCATCGACGTTGCCGGTGAGCTACTGGTGGATGGCGATTCCGCACAGCTCATTGAACACGAGACCATTTTGTGGGTGAACGTGCTGCGCAGTCTGAGTGCATATCAGGCTTATCGTCAGAGCGTACGCAGCCGCATCGTTCCGGTGCGGGTACTGCATTTTCTGATGAACGACGAACTCTTCCCCCGTTCCCTGGCTTACTGTCTCGGCGAAGTGAAAGAGTCGGTAGACGCCCTGCCAAACCCCCAGGCCGCGCAGACGGCGCTGGCCAACATGAAGAGAAAAATAGACAGCGTGAGCATCCGTGAGCTTGCCAGCTCTGCCCTGCACAAGCACATCGATGATTTTCAGGTCGAACTGGCCGCCATACATACCGCCATCGACCAGACCTGGTTCCGGCACGACCGCGAACCGGGACCTGCACCCACCTCCGGGCTGGCAGCGTCGGAACCTTTGAGCACCACGACTGCCACAGACGGCGGCGTTGTGACGGATCAGTCCCAGAAACAATAG
- a CDS encoding EVE domain-containing protein, with the protein MTCWLMKSEPGTFSIDDLAAAPKQTTSWDGVRNYQARNFLREMKIGDEVLFYHSSCREVGIVGLASVVREAHPDVTAFDPESDHFDAKSRQEDPTWFVVDVRFERKFDRVLSLQALKDNPKLADFALTRRGNRLSVMPVSAAHRREILRMIG; encoded by the coding sequence ATGACCTGCTGGCTGATGAAATCGGAACCGGGCACCTTCAGTATCGATGATCTGGCCGCCGCCCCGAAGCAGACGACGTCCTGGGACGGGGTGCGCAACTACCAGGCGCGCAACTTCCTGCGCGAGATGAAGATCGGCGACGAGGTGTTGTTTTACCACTCGAGCTGCAGGGAAGTCGGGATTGTCGGCCTGGCGAGCGTGGTCCGGGAGGCCCACCCGGATGTCACCGCGTTTGATCCGGAAAGTGACCATTTCGACGCGAAAAGCCGGCAGGAAGACCCAACCTGGTTTGTCGTGGATGTGCGCTTCGAACGTAAGTTCGATCGGGTGCTCAGCCTGCAGGCGCTCAAGGACAACCCGAAGCTTGCCGACTTCGCCCTGACCCGGCGTGGGAACCGGCTCTCGGTGATGCCGGTCAGCGCCGCCCACAGACGTGAAATCCTTCGGATGATCGGCTGA
- a CDS encoding tetratricopeptide repeat protein encodes MEKGEVRESAPETTAPGLSVRLLGRTAVCRDGIELPVPASRKCRALLGYLALATRPVSRLTLCDLLWDAPNDPRGELRWALSKLRVLLDEPGRIRLMSGAAGVEVDLSDSRVDALQVRDALQAGIGGMDRAQLRKLADCFTGEFLEDAEVDRQPGFSGWLIAHRRRFRASEIAVLEALVRTADQTAAEVFDDLDRWLLLAPLDIAAHAALFRVLARHGRIHEGEEHLEEAVKSFEAEGLDSVTLRRLWLAARETGAGAASNPAAVSAVAPMAAAALSRQPNGDIQTAVYEETAVFGKTTADATSGRASIAVMPFTDRSPGAASGGLAEGLAHDVITRLAKLRMMFVIAHGSVFALNARRVGPEEAGRMLNVDYVASGTLARSGDRMLVSSELVETRSARIIWNDTFEYHITDALIALDDIGNSLVASIAHEIEVAEINRAVLRAPDSVDAWEAYHRALWHMYRFTAKDNEEAQNLLRKATQSDPTFSRAYSALSFTHFQNAFLHRISSRATEIDLAYAAAGQSIIADEQDPSSHWAMGRALWLRGQHEDAIAALQRSVELCPNFAPGHYALGFVNCQSGDPAAAIHSADFSRALSPFDPLLFAMFSTRALGHLRLGEPEAAAAWALKGSARPNSHAHTQTIAAHCLAVAGRTAEARALMQHIRRLNPQYRLDDFLTSFHFAPDAAALLRQGAKILES; translated from the coding sequence GTGGAAAAAGGCGAGGTTCGCGAATCCGCCCCTGAAACCACCGCGCCTGGACTGTCGGTTCGGCTGCTCGGCCGTACTGCCGTCTGCCGCGACGGAATCGAACTCCCGGTACCTGCGTCACGTAAATGCCGGGCACTGCTCGGCTACCTCGCGTTGGCGACGCGTCCTGTGTCTCGCCTGACCCTGTGCGATCTGCTCTGGGATGCGCCTAACGATCCACGCGGTGAGCTGCGCTGGGCACTCAGCAAGCTTCGTGTGCTCCTCGATGAACCCGGGCGGATCCGCCTGATGAGCGGCGCCGCCGGGGTGGAAGTCGATCTCAGCGACAGCCGGGTCGACGCCCTTCAGGTGCGCGACGCCCTGCAGGCTGGCATTGGCGGTATGGATCGTGCACAGCTGCGAAAACTGGCGGATTGTTTTACCGGAGAGTTTCTTGAAGATGCCGAGGTCGATCGTCAGCCCGGGTTTTCGGGCTGGCTGATCGCCCACCGGCGTCGCTTCCGCGCCAGCGAGATTGCCGTGCTCGAAGCACTCGTACGCACCGCCGACCAGACTGCTGCCGAGGTCTTCGATGATCTGGATCGCTGGCTGCTGCTCGCTCCGCTGGATATTGCCGCTCACGCCGCACTGTTCAGGGTCCTGGCGCGCCACGGCCGTATCCATGAGGGTGAGGAGCATCTCGAAGAGGCGGTGAAATCCTTTGAAGCAGAAGGTCTCGACAGCGTCACTCTGCGCAGACTGTGGCTTGCGGCACGGGAGACGGGAGCGGGTGCGGCTTCGAATCCGGCGGCGGTGTCAGCAGTGGCACCGATGGCTGCTGCTGCGCTTTCCCGGCAGCCGAACGGCGACATACAGACCGCGGTCTACGAAGAAACGGCCGTCTTCGGAAAGACGACTGCGGACGCAACATCCGGTCGCGCCTCGATCGCGGTGATGCCATTTACGGATCGATCTCCCGGGGCGGCAAGCGGTGGCCTTGCAGAAGGGCTTGCCCATGATGTGATCACCCGGCTGGCGAAACTGCGGATGATGTTTGTGATCGCCCACGGCAGTGTGTTTGCGCTCAACGCCCGCCGGGTCGGGCCGGAGGAAGCCGGTCGGATGCTCAATGTCGACTATGTGGCGAGCGGCACTCTCGCGCGCAGCGGTGACCGTATGCTGGTATCGAGCGAACTCGTCGAAACGCGCTCTGCGCGGATCATCTGGAATGATACTTTCGAGTACCACATCACGGATGCCCTGATCGCACTCGATGACATAGGCAACAGCCTGGTGGCATCCATAGCCCATGAAATCGAAGTGGCCGAGATCAATCGCGCGGTGCTGCGTGCGCCGGATTCAGTGGATGCCTGGGAGGCCTATCATCGGGCCCTGTGGCACATGTACCGATTCACGGCGAAGGATAACGAAGAGGCTCAGAACCTGCTGCGCAAGGCGACGCAGAGCGACCCGACATTCTCGCGTGCTTACTCGGCGCTTTCGTTTACGCACTTCCAGAACGCCTTCCTGCATCGGATCTCTTCTCGCGCGACAGAGATCGATCTTGCCTACGCCGCGGCAGGCCAAAGCATCATCGCCGATGAGCAGGATCCGTCGTCCCACTGGGCGATGGGTCGCGCCCTGTGGTTACGCGGTCAGCACGAAGATGCGATTGCGGCACTGCAGCGTTCGGTGGAGCTCTGTCCGAATTTCGCCCCTGGCCACTATGCGCTCGGTTTTGTGAACTGTCAGTCCGGCGATCCCGCGGCTGCGATTCATTCGGCGGATTTTTCGCGTGCTTTGAGCCCGTTCGATCCGCTGTTGTTTGCGATGTTCTCGACGCGCGCCCTCGGGCATCTCAGACTTGGGGAGCCGGAAGCTGCTGCCGCATGGGCGCTTAAGGGCAGCGCACGCCCCAACTCACACGCACACACCCAGACGATAGCCGCGCACTGCCTCGCCGTTGCGGGTCGAACCGCCGAAGCGCGCGCGCTGATGCAGCACATTCGCAGGCTGAATCCGCAGTACAGGCTCGATGACTTTCTGACATCGTTTCATTTCGCACCGGACGCTGCCGCCCTTCTGCGGCAGGGAGCGAAAATTCTGGAGTCCTGA
- a CDS encoding circularly permuted type 2 ATP-grasp protein: protein MKINWETYDPGTFWDELMASAGTPRSESARIVRYLGSLSDRQLTSRQAAAERAIMEMGITFTVYSEGQNIDRAWPLDIIPRVIPGSEWDVIEAGLKQRLTALNLFIDDIYHDQRAIRDGIVPADLILSSKDYLEVCRGVNPPHGVWAHICGTDLVRDRDGTVYVLEDNLRVPSGVSYMLENRSVIKRVFPELFSRTRIRPVDDYTHNLFDMLTSLSPRPLDQPEIVVMTPGIFNSAYFEHSFLAQRMGAELLDGNDLVVGDDDCVYMKTIDGLTRVDTIYRRVNDAFLDPEVFNRDSVLGTPGLFRAWAKGNVGLANAPGAGVADDKVVYSYVPEVIRYFLDEDPILPNVPTFRASDPKHLSHILENLPEMVVKPANESGGYGMLVGPASSKSEIEKFRGLLKADPRNYIGQPTLALSTVPTLCGNAVEPRHVDLRPFVLQGAKQAVTEGGLTRVALRKGSLVVNSSQGGGSKDTWIVEAND from the coding sequence ATGAAAATCAACTGGGAGACCTACGACCCAGGCACATTCTGGGACGAGCTGATGGCATCTGCGGGCACCCCGCGGTCAGAGTCCGCCAGAATCGTGCGCTACCTGGGCTCTCTCAGCGACCGGCAGCTTACCTCCCGCCAGGCGGCTGCAGAGCGCGCCATCATGGAGATGGGCATCACCTTCACCGTCTACTCGGAAGGTCAGAACATCGACCGTGCCTGGCCACTCGACATCATTCCCCGGGTCATTCCAGGCTCCGAATGGGACGTGATAGAGGCTGGACTGAAGCAGCGGCTCACCGCCCTGAACCTTTTCATCGACGACATCTACCACGACCAGCGTGCGATCAGGGACGGCATCGTCCCGGCGGACCTGATTCTGTCGTCGAAGGATTATCTGGAAGTCTGCCGCGGTGTAAACCCGCCACACGGTGTGTGGGCACACATCTGCGGAACTGACCTGGTTCGGGACAGGGACGGCACGGTTTACGTACTCGAGGACAACCTGCGCGTGCCTTCCGGCGTCTCCTACATGCTGGAAAACCGCAGCGTCATCAAGAGAGTGTTTCCCGAGCTGTTTTCCCGCACCCGTATCCGCCCGGTAGACGACTACACTCACAATTTGTTCGACATGCTTACCTCGCTTTCACCGCGCCCGCTGGATCAGCCGGAAATCGTGGTGATGACCCCGGGGATCTTCAACTCGGCCTACTTCGAGCACTCCTTTCTCGCCCAGCGCATGGGCGCGGAACTCCTCGACGGCAACGACCTGGTCGTGGGCGACGACGACTGCGTATACATGAAGACCATCGACGGACTCACCCGGGTAGACACCATCTACCGGCGGGTCAACGACGCCTTCCTGGATCCCGAGGTCTTCAACAGGGATTCCGTGCTGGGCACTCCGGGCCTGTTCCGGGCCTGGGCGAAGGGGAACGTGGGCCTGGCCAATGCGCCGGGTGCCGGTGTCGCTGATGACAAGGTCGTCTACAGCTACGTCCCCGAAGTGATCCGCTACTTTCTGGACGAAGACCCCATACTGCCGAACGTGCCGACCTTCCGCGCCAGCGACCCCAAGCATCTCTCGCACATCCTCGAGAACCTGCCCGAGATGGTGGTGAAACCGGCCAACGAATCCGGCGGCTACGGCATGCTGGTCGGCCCCGCGTCGAGCAAGTCTGAGATCGAAAAGTTCCGCGGACTGCTGAAGGCGGATCCGCGAAATTATATCGGCCAGCCCACACTCGCTCTGTCTACGGTACCCACACTGTGCGGCAACGCAGTTGAACCACGACACGTCGATCTGCGCCCCTTCGTCCTGCAGGGAGCTAAACAGGCAGTCACCGAAGGGGGATTGACCCGGGTGGCATTGCGCAAAGGTTCGCTCGTGGTGAATTCCTCACAAGGCGGCGGCAGCAAGGACACCTGGATCGTGGAGGCAAACGACTGA
- the modC gene encoding molybdenum ABC transporter ATP-binding protein has product MSAEASGALLRLAVTLRRGAFTLEIDEHIHLDGVTAVFGPSGGGKSTLLRTIAGFDRPERGAIAYGSQVWFDAATGLHLPAHKRPVGLLFQDARLFPHLDVRANLHYAQRRRRRELDAFSFDHVVSALDLITLLPRRVTALSGGERQRVALARTLLTAPGLLLLDEPLAALDRKRKAEILPYLDDLPKRFGIPTLYVSHDIDEVAHLAHQVLVIAEGRVRARGSTAAILERLDLEPVMGRFEAGVLVEGRIRAHDTRLHITEVDACGIVLTLPLLERIHPGEPLRLRIRARDVAIATRQPEHISIRNVLPGVLVSLTEEPGSGSAEVNVDVNGVHIRARLTLAAVEALALTPGMPVYALVKSVSFEPFSG; this is encoded by the coding sequence ATGTCCGCTGAAGCTTCCGGCGCTCTGCTGCGTCTGGCTGTAACACTGCGGCGCGGCGCCTTTACGCTGGAGATCGATGAGCACATCCACCTCGATGGGGTAACCGCCGTATTCGGCCCCAGCGGGGGCGGCAAGAGTACCCTGCTGCGGACCATTGCCGGGTTCGACCGGCCGGAGCGCGGCGCCATCGCTTACGGTTCACAGGTCTGGTTCGACGCCGCCACCGGTCTCCATCTGCCCGCCCACAAACGCCCGGTCGGCCTGCTGTTTCAGGATGCGCGTCTGTTTCCCCATCTCGATGTGCGCGCCAATCTGCACTATGCCCAGCGGCGCCGCCGGCGCGAACTCGATGCCTTCTCCTTCGACCACGTGGTCAGCGCACTCGATCTGATTACCCTGCTGCCGCGCCGGGTGACCGCCCTTTCCGGCGGAGAGCGCCAGCGGGTCGCGCTCGCCCGCACGCTCCTCACAGCACCCGGGCTGCTGCTGCTCGACGAACCGCTGGCCGCCCTGGACCGCAAGCGCAAGGCTGAAATCCTCCCTTATCTCGACGACCTGCCGAAACGTTTCGGTATCCCCACCCTCTATGTCAGCCACGACATCGACGAGGTCGCCCATCTCGCACATCAGGTGCTGGTCATTGCAGAAGGCCGGGTCCGAGCGCGGGGCTCGACGGCTGCCATCCTCGAACGCCTGGATCTGGAACCGGTGATGGGGCGCTTCGAAGCCGGCGTGCTGGTGGAGGGTCGAATCAGGGCCCACGATACCCGCCTGCACATCACCGAAGTGGACGCCTGCGGCATTGTGCTCACCCTGCCGCTGCTCGAGCGCATACACCCCGGAGAACCTCTGCGCCTGCGCATCCGCGCGCGCGACGTCGCGATCGCCACCCGGCAGCCCGAGCACATCAGCATCCGCAACGTACTTCCCGGCGTGCTGGTGAGTCTCACCGAGGAGCCCGGCAGTGGTTCGGCGGAAGTGAATGTCGACGTGAACGGGGTGCATATCCGCGCCCGCCTGACGCTGGCGGCGGTGGAAGCCCTCGCCCTGACACCCGGTATGCCTGTTTATGCCCTGGTGAAAAGCGTGAGTTTCGAACCCTTCAGCGGCTGA